Proteins encoded together in one Streptomyces sp. NBC_00271 window:
- a CDS encoding polymer-forming cytoskeletal protein yields the protein MLPALHADSLVVERDLLCRDADINGELLMWSARIGGTLVLEGARIVNPEGATLNGDGIVVDGGLFGSARLPGHTLVSQGVLRLQDARISRCCVLSGAQLNNPAGTAVRAERLHVDGPLAPDSAAVEGTVEGTVQISGSAIQGPLQLQSARFDGAGQCTFDASLARISGDLVGTSGLSARGQVILDGAHIEGSLDLTAARLHNPGRQTLSARRLRVAGRINCRGLSSDEHIVLNDEVVGTSIDFHGARLFARGRRLP from the coding sequence GTGCTCCCCGCCCTTCACGCCGACAGCCTCGTGGTCGAGCGCGATCTGCTCTGCCGGGATGCAGACATCAACGGTGAGTTGCTGATGTGGAGCGCCAGGATCGGCGGGACTCTGGTCCTGGAGGGTGCCCGCATCGTCAATCCGGAGGGCGCGACTCTCAACGGAGACGGGATCGTGGTCGACGGCGGCCTGTTCGGCAGCGCCCGCCTGCCGGGTCACACACTCGTGTCTCAGGGGGTGCTGAGATTGCAGGATGCACGGATCTCCCGCTGCTGCGTGCTCAGCGGTGCACAGCTGAACAATCCCGCCGGTACGGCGGTGCGCGCCGAGCGGCTCCATGTGGACGGCCCGCTGGCCCCCGATTCAGCCGCAGTCGAAGGCACAGTCGAAGGCACAGTCCAAATTTCAGGGAGCGCCATCCAGGGCCCCCTTCAACTCCAGAGCGCACGATTCGACGGTGCCGGCCAGTGCACCTTCGACGCCTCACTCGCAAGAATCAGCGGCGACCTGGTCGGCACCTCAGGCTTATCGGCGCGCGGACAAGTCATTCTGGACGGCGCCCACATCGAGGGTTCGCTGGACCTGACGGCGGCACGTCTGCACAACCCGGGACGCCAGACGCTGTCAGCCCGACGGCTGCGCGTCGCGGGGCGCATCAACTGCCGCGGCCTGTCCTCCGACGAACACATCGTCCTCAACGACGAGGTCGTCGGCACCAGCATCGATTTTCACGGCGCCCGGCTGTTTGCGCGCGGGCGGCGCCTTCCTTGA
- a CDS encoding ParA family protein: MSSPSTSSDREKVVSKLPGWLRQNLKIRVAQHGIDIQTAVEQGIRDWCSLASTLATLDTAAADSFSTFLPPGQWEEFRQIATDRRVSLIQGLAQSVQLWLDTNPAPDIQRPAITRRIVVCNQKGGVGKTAITAGLGEAFAEDSNSLHSVRVAKALTKALRASETNAGEAEPADDPLDIENLPGPGMRVLLVDFDPQCHLTNQLGATPLPLNGDSLTNHMAGDPKGELRDLIVSVDDDVFDGRLHLLPACNDAFLLDVRLSAVRARESALERALAPLESDYDVIIVDCPPSLGLSMDAAAYYGRRRDAEKPGQSGALVVVQAEDSSADAYELLTTQVDDLRSDLQIDIDYLGIVVNLYDSRRGYIATSSLQGWVDIKDPRVVGLIGDLKEQKEAVRVKKPLLSYAPKSQQAVGMRALAREVL, translated from the coding sequence ATGAGTTCGCCATCCACTTCCAGCGACCGCGAGAAGGTCGTCTCCAAACTGCCGGGATGGCTCCGGCAGAACCTCAAGATCAGAGTCGCCCAGCACGGCATCGACATCCAGACCGCCGTCGAGCAGGGCATCCGAGACTGGTGCAGCCTCGCTTCCACCCTCGCCACTCTCGACACCGCGGCAGCCGACTCCTTCTCCACCTTCCTGCCGCCCGGCCAGTGGGAAGAGTTCCGCCAGATCGCAACGGACCGACGCGTCTCCCTCATCCAGGGCCTCGCACAGTCCGTCCAGCTCTGGCTCGACACGAACCCGGCACCCGACATCCAGCGGCCCGCGATCACCCGCCGCATCGTCGTCTGCAACCAGAAGGGAGGCGTAGGCAAGACCGCCATCACCGCCGGACTGGGCGAAGCATTCGCTGAAGACTCCAACTCCCTGCACTCCGTGCGCGTAGCCAAGGCCCTCACCAAAGCCCTGCGCGCCAGTGAGACAAACGCAGGAGAAGCCGAACCCGCCGACGATCCGCTCGACATCGAGAACCTGCCCGGGCCTGGGATGCGTGTGCTGCTCGTCGACTTCGACCCGCAGTGCCACCTCACCAACCAACTCGGTGCCACCCCGCTGCCGCTGAACGGGGACAGTCTCACCAACCACATGGCGGGAGACCCCAAGGGGGAGCTCCGCGATCTCATCGTCTCCGTTGACGACGACGTCTTCGACGGCCGGCTCCACCTCCTGCCCGCCTGCAACGACGCCTTCCTTCTCGACGTGCGGCTGTCCGCAGTCCGCGCCCGCGAATCGGCGCTCGAGCGAGCCCTCGCTCCGCTCGAGAGTGATTACGACGTAATCATCGTCGACTGCCCGCCCAGCCTCGGGCTCAGCATGGACGCCGCCGCCTACTACGGCCGCCGCCGTGACGCCGAGAAGCCCGGACAGTCCGGGGCCCTAGTCGTCGTCCAGGCCGAGGACAGTTCCGCCGACGCCTACGAACTCCTCACCACCCAGGTCGACGACCTGCGCAGCGACCTGCAGATCGACATCGACTACCTGGGCATCGTCGTCAACCTGTATGACTCCCGCCGCGGTTACATCGCCACGTCCTCCCTTCAAGGCTGGGTCGACATAAAGGATCCGCGGGTGGTCGGGCTCATCGGTGACCTCAAGGAACAGAAGGAAGCCGTCCGCGTGAAGAAGCCGCTGTTGTCCTACGCGCCGAAATCGCAGCAGGCAGTCGGCATGCGCGCCCTCGCCAGGGAGGTCCTGTGA
- a CDS encoding ParB/RepB/Spo0J family partition protein: MSKADQLGSGRFGGGVRTVSARRQAVAAATGVPTDGIAPPAELPVHRISPNPDNPRSNLGDLTDLAGSLKTHGQKQAITVMNRDAYINANPDREADLEPDTTHIVIDGSSRLAAAREAGLATLKVMVSDDQGGTSEELLESALVANIHRQDLEELDEARALQRLLVIHGSQRSLAKRLHRSQGWVSQRLALLNLTPELQARIGEEPIDLLRAIGNKPADQQAAALNELKAERARKETEARAPRPQPVQQTAAEPAPSVPENVQSDYGVITSSTAANVPASETQTEAQDDEHEPEPAVPEPRGAADRPPRTDTVNEDKQPRSLPYDDPLFIAMHLTRKMEQPAFFEMLRALNQFGQKLDPERYAQITALADAEEAS; the protein is encoded by the coding sequence GTGAGCAAGGCCGACCAGCTCGGCAGCGGCCGCTTCGGCGGGGGAGTGCGCACCGTCAGCGCACGCCGCCAGGCCGTCGCCGCCGCAACCGGGGTCCCGACAGACGGGATCGCCCCGCCCGCGGAACTCCCCGTTCACCGCATCAGCCCGAACCCCGACAACCCGCGCTCCAACCTCGGCGACCTCACCGACCTCGCGGGCAGCCTCAAAACGCACGGCCAGAAGCAGGCGATCACGGTCATGAACCGTGACGCCTACATCAACGCCAACCCCGACCGCGAGGCCGACCTCGAACCAGATACCACGCACATCGTCATCGACGGCAGCAGCCGGCTTGCCGCAGCCCGCGAAGCCGGCCTTGCCACACTCAAGGTCATGGTCAGCGACGACCAAGGCGGTACCTCCGAGGAACTCCTCGAGTCAGCCCTCGTCGCCAACATCCACCGCCAGGACCTCGAAGAACTGGACGAAGCACGCGCTCTCCAGCGGCTCCTCGTCATCCACGGAAGCCAGCGGTCCCTCGCCAAGCGCCTCCACCGCTCCCAGGGCTGGGTGTCACAACGCCTCGCGCTCCTCAATCTCACCCCCGAACTCCAGGCCAGGATCGGGGAAGAGCCCATCGACCTGCTGCGCGCGATCGGCAACAAGCCCGCCGACCAACAGGCAGCGGCCCTGAACGAGCTCAAAGCAGAACGGGCACGCAAGGAAACCGAGGCCCGGGCCCCCCGTCCGCAGCCAGTGCAGCAGACAGCGGCCGAACCGGCTCCCAGCGTGCCGGAGAACGTCCAGAGTGATTACGGCGTAATCACCAGCAGCACGGCAGCCAACGTCCCGGCCTCAGAGACCCAGACAGAGGCGCAAGACGACGAGCACGAACCCGAACCGGCCGTTCCGGAACCACGCGGCGCCGCCGACCGCCCGCCCAGGACCGACACCGTCAACGAAGACAAGCAGCCGCGCTCACTGCCCTACGACGATCCGCTGTTCATCGCGATGCACCTGACACGGAAGATGGAACAGCCCGCCTTCTTCGAAATGCTGCGTGCCCTGAACCAGTTCGGGCAGAAACTCGACCCTGAACGGTACGCGCAGATCACGGCACTCGCCGACGCCGAGGAAGCGAGCTGA
- the mobF gene encoding MobF family relaxase has translation MTTDIALITAGQMYRYYLRQVVVGDGRRPARTPLVKAQEAGVPAGRWVGRGLAALGLAAGDVVTEAQLRNLFGEKGRHPHADLIEADQLAAGKSPKAAWKAGALGRRVKVTGVDFVFRPQPTIYLLWALGDDETRRLIEAAHEGAIERVLEWIEDQVAVIRFGKDGVYQVRPPGGLVAARFRRCEARSGMPLLHDHLMLSVKGQRPGGKWGSVHSEVLFENTVAASALYNETVMAEVCEVLGLASEPRTVTAGRRPVMEIAGVPHELVRWTSRRSAQIAACLADLEHEYVTAVDGDGNLKFAAEVSEQARAKLNRIAAKMTRPPKQQTRPLAQLRAWWKTSAILTSGVAVDVINSLLERARAAAAAIRARVVAVVGVALAAVDVTAMVFVMNKDGFFHRRHLLAEVRRHLALVLRGRRRGPGLDEDIVDAAIATHCLDVSEPKTLRGRLPAYRFYTARWPLADLPSRRRPPDAEPDPSDRPPAGPGDPDAPRLPLEPGEWDIPHVPLLYDRAVIASTVLSARLDAARRTGRALYDDVVVHQQAAMPEQLLLFAQEQPPSGACPAVDLAALRTDLEALELTADQIGRIGRAFASVGDEARRRVRRPAHPNPESAHPNPGGAPRAHQPDGQSAHRPHQPRTGQGPGALG, from the coding sequence ATGACCACGGATATCGCGCTGATCACCGCCGGGCAGATGTACCGCTACTACTTGCGCCAGGTCGTTGTCGGCGACGGCAGACGCCCGGCGCGCACGCCGCTCGTCAAGGCTCAGGAGGCCGGTGTCCCGGCGGGTCGTTGGGTGGGCCGCGGGCTCGCTGCCCTCGGCCTGGCCGCCGGGGACGTCGTCACCGAGGCGCAGCTACGGAACCTGTTCGGGGAGAAGGGCCGGCACCCGCACGCGGATCTGATCGAGGCCGACCAGCTGGCTGCGGGCAAGTCACCGAAGGCCGCGTGGAAGGCCGGAGCCCTCGGTCGGCGGGTGAAGGTCACGGGCGTCGACTTCGTCTTCCGTCCGCAGCCGACGATCTACCTGCTGTGGGCGCTGGGTGATGACGAGACCCGGCGGTTGATCGAGGCCGCGCACGAGGGGGCGATCGAGAGAGTGCTGGAGTGGATCGAGGACCAGGTCGCGGTGATCCGCTTCGGCAAGGACGGCGTCTACCAGGTCCGGCCGCCCGGCGGCCTGGTCGCCGCCCGCTTCCGCCGCTGCGAGGCCCGGTCGGGAATGCCGCTGCTCCATGACCATCTGATGCTGTCGGTGAAGGGGCAGCGTCCAGGCGGGAAGTGGGGATCGGTCCACTCGGAGGTCCTGTTCGAGAACACCGTCGCCGCGTCCGCGCTCTACAACGAGACCGTGATGGCTGAGGTGTGTGAGGTGCTGGGGCTGGCCTCCGAGCCGCGCACTGTCACCGCCGGGCGCCGCCCGGTGATGGAGATCGCCGGGGTGCCGCACGAGCTGGTCCGCTGGACCTCACGGCGCAGCGCCCAGATAGCCGCCTGCCTGGCAGACCTGGAGCATGAGTACGTCACCGCTGTTGATGGCGACGGCAACCTGAAGTTCGCGGCCGAGGTCTCCGAGCAGGCCCGCGCCAAGCTGAACCGGATCGCGGCGAAGATGACCCGCCCGCCCAAGCAGCAGACCCGGCCGCTCGCGCAGCTGCGCGCGTGGTGGAAGACGAGCGCGATCCTCACCTCCGGGGTGGCCGTCGATGTCATCAACTCCCTCCTCGAGCGCGCCCGTGCCGCGGCGGCGGCGATCCGGGCCCGGGTCGTCGCTGTGGTCGGCGTCGCCCTGGCGGCCGTTGACGTCACCGCGATGGTGTTCGTGATGAACAAGGACGGCTTCTTCCACCGCCGGCACCTGCTTGCCGAAGTCCGCCGTCATCTCGCTCTCGTCCTGCGCGGCCGCCGCCGCGGACCGGGCCTGGACGAGGACATCGTGGACGCCGCCATCGCCACGCACTGCCTGGACGTCAGCGAGCCGAAAACACTGCGCGGCCGTTTGCCGGCCTACCGCTTCTACACCGCCCGCTGGCCCCTGGCCGACCTGCCCAGCCGCCGCCGCCCACCGGACGCCGAACCCGATCCGAGCGACCGGCCCCCGGCCGGCCCCGGCGACCCGGACGCGCCCCGCCTGCCTCTGGAACCGGGGGAGTGGGACATCCCGCACGTCCCGCTGCTCTACGACCGCGCGGTCATCGCCTCCACCGTTCTCAGCGCCCGGCTGGATGCCGCGCGCCGCACCGGACGCGCCCTGTACGACGACGTCGTGGTGCACCAGCAGGCCGCGATGCCCGAGCAGTTGCTCCTCTTCGCCCAGGAGCAGCCGCCTTCGGGGGCCTGCCCGGCGGTCGACCTCGCGGCCCTGCGCACCGACCTGGAGGCCCTGGAGCTGACTGCCGACCAGATCGGCCGGATAGGCAGGGCGTTCGCCAGCGTCGGAGACGAAGCGCGCCGACGGGTGCGAAGGCCTGCGCACCCGAACCCGGAGTCTGCGCACCCGAACCCGGGTGGCGCGCCGCGCGCGCATCAGCCAGACGGGCAGAGTGCGCACCGCCCGCACCAGCCGCGCACCGGCCAGGGTCCAGGAGCGCTCGGATGA
- a CDS encoding replication-relaxation family protein: protein MAGKRKTNEAGSSTGLRADVLRALGVLKAATADQIQRLSSPHLTYRHTTKKTAAVRKEARTASHRGALNDLRRHGLSVDGGRTRGGEEVRLLTKDGLAAAAIELDRGPEEMGGMPKSAGRSGASHAMTVNETVLAMIRPKPDLDLVAGEPAEAVAAARACVDAPDGIGSITSYATEVALPATGTWKNPGVGCAWADIVLIAPEAGLPLLFIEADNCTEEAPVIAAKFDKYMRHFRRKVKDTDGQDKPMWRTRWSAPDPRWGDASHPPVVLVFHQVGKRTALTQMERVADLTREHWQGRWAEGGFRIYDGKMPIVATTLELLCEHGLAGPAFWRFGREGYQNLWDAIGNPRRDAALARRAEDARRRQEQEAAERETQRPVCGDCGQKFTDDRWKASTTVGWGRADSHPHLCDDCKTRAIEAERKAEQAEHERQEQERQEPEVAQASKAGGWLGRWRS from the coding sequence ATGGCGGGCAAGCGCAAGACGAACGAGGCGGGATCGTCGACCGGCCTGCGCGCCGATGTGCTGCGCGCGCTCGGGGTGCTCAAGGCCGCGACGGCGGATCAGATCCAGCGGCTGTCCTCACCGCACCTGACGTACCGGCATACCACGAAGAAGACTGCGGCTGTGCGGAAGGAGGCGCGCACCGCCTCCCACCGTGGCGCGCTCAACGATCTGCGCAGGCATGGCCTGTCCGTCGACGGCGGCCGCACCCGCGGCGGGGAGGAGGTGCGCCTGCTCACCAAGGACGGGCTGGCCGCTGCCGCGATCGAGTTGGACCGGGGGCCGGAGGAGATGGGCGGCATGCCCAAGAGCGCGGGCCGCTCGGGGGCTTCGCACGCGATGACGGTCAATGAGACGGTCCTGGCGATGATCCGCCCGAAGCCCGACCTGGATCTGGTGGCCGGTGAGCCGGCCGAAGCCGTCGCGGCAGCCCGGGCCTGTGTCGACGCGCCTGACGGGATCGGCAGCATCACCTCCTACGCCACCGAGGTCGCGCTCCCGGCGACGGGCACGTGGAAGAACCCCGGCGTGGGATGTGCGTGGGCCGACATCGTCCTCATCGCCCCGGAGGCGGGGCTGCCGCTGTTGTTCATCGAGGCCGACAACTGCACCGAGGAAGCCCCGGTCATCGCGGCCAAGTTCGACAAGTACATGCGTCACTTCCGCCGCAAGGTGAAGGACACCGACGGCCAGGACAAGCCGATGTGGCGCACTCGCTGGTCCGCGCCCGATCCCCGGTGGGGCGACGCATCGCACCCGCCGGTCGTGCTCGTCTTCCACCAGGTCGGCAAGCGGACCGCGTTGACGCAGATGGAGCGGGTCGCCGACCTTACCCGCGAGCACTGGCAGGGACGGTGGGCAGAGGGCGGCTTCCGTATCTACGACGGGAAGATGCCGATCGTGGCGACCACGCTGGAGTTGCTGTGCGAGCACGGCCTGGCCGGGCCCGCGTTCTGGCGCTTCGGCCGCGAGGGCTACCAGAACCTCTGGGACGCGATCGGCAACCCCCGCAGGGATGCCGCCCTCGCCCGCCGGGCCGAAGACGCGCGGCGCCGCCAAGAACAGGAAGCAGCCGAACGAGAGACTCAGCGCCCGGTGTGCGGGGACTGCGGGCAGAAGTTCACCGACGACCGGTGGAAGGCCAGCACCACGGTCGGCTGGGGCCGCGCGGACAGCCACCCGCACCTGTGCGACGACTGCAAGACGCGGGCGATCGAGGCGGAGCGGAAGGCGGAACAGGCCGAACACGAGCGCCAGGAGCAGGAGCGCCAGGAGCCGGAGGTGGCGCAGGCATCGAAGGCCGGCGGCTGGCTCGGACGCTGGCGCAGCTGA
- a CDS encoding DUF6207 family protein → MNPINEVHVSEPGLVVVDVAAADDDTALAFQQLLAERWATSPAQNTTHDVGQPGVRLRCYLDMWQEPNG, encoded by the coding sequence ATGAACCCGATCAACGAGGTGCACGTGAGTGAGCCGGGCCTGGTCGTCGTCGACGTCGCGGCCGCCGACGACGACACCGCGCTCGCTTTCCAGCAACTACTTGCTGAGCGGTGGGCGACGTCGCCCGCACAGAACACGACCCACGATGTGGGCCAGCCCGGCGTACGGCTGCGCTGCTACCTCGACATGTGGCAGGAGCCCAACGGGTAG
- a CDS encoding RNA polymerase sigma factor translates to MQVHVGAPSETDQGETGVTRRGQEKVQAVSGLWEREAIGLTRYAVVRTGGDQAAAEDLVQQTFMAAFLQWEKSLADLSVEERRNWLRSVCRRRWIDGIRRETLGDRLHADVERLYDWVSPDLAHAVIARDDLDRCWQVIRELPPRRREVALLYFIEQQSVLRIAELLGIQASGVRKHVSKARQALREAVGGLLEAESVEAGASREGEGEQV, encoded by the coding sequence ATGCAGGTGCATGTCGGAGCGCCATCAGAAACGGATCAGGGGGAAACAGGTGTGACGCGACGAGGCCAGGAGAAGGTGCAAGCGGTCTCCGGTTTATGGGAGCGGGAAGCGATCGGCCTGACGCGCTACGCCGTGGTGCGGACTGGCGGGGATCAGGCCGCAGCCGAGGATCTTGTGCAGCAGACGTTCATGGCCGCCTTTCTCCAGTGGGAGAAGTCGCTTGCCGACCTGAGCGTGGAAGAGCGCCGCAACTGGCTGCGCAGTGTGTGCCGCAGAAGGTGGATCGACGGCATCCGGCGGGAGACGCTGGGAGATCGGTTGCACGCCGACGTGGAGCGGCTGTACGACTGGGTCAGCCCTGATCTGGCCCACGCCGTCATCGCGCGGGACGACCTGGACCGCTGCTGGCAGGTGATCCGCGAACTCCCGCCCAGGCGCAGGGAAGTGGCCCTGCTGTACTTCATTGAGCAACAGTCCGTGCTGCGCATCGCGGAACTGCTGGGGATCCAGGCGTCGGGAGTACGCAAACACGTGTCCAAGGCCCGCCAGGCGCTTCGTGAGGCCGTAGGCGGACTCTTGGAAGCTGAATCAGTCGAGGCGGGCGCGTCGCGAGAGGGAGAGGGGGAGCAGGTATGA
- a CDS encoding helix-turn-helix domain-containing protein, producing MRREAARPLSEVVFLTVAEVAAVMRVSRMTVYRLVHSGHLPAIRVGRSFRVPEQAVHEYLRENFTESIESTDRP from the coding sequence ATCCGGCGCGAGGCAGCACGCCCTCTCAGCGAGGTGGTCTTCCTGACCGTCGCGGAGGTGGCCGCTGTCATGCGGGTCTCCAGGATGACGGTCTACCGCCTGGTTCACTCCGGTCACCTTCCCGCGATCCGTGTCGGACGCTCGTTTCGCGTTCCCGAGCAAGCGGTCCACGAGTACCTGCGAGAGAACTTCACGGAGAGCATCGAGTCCACCGATCGTCCGTGA
- a CDS encoding ATP-dependent DNA ligase: MEWPVDVALARPVTQLPTGPWAYEIKVDGHRTVLWRTEDGVRLQSRTGRDVTAVWMDLAVAAMRLPPGVILDGEAVVYLADDDGNARISFEAAQSRALSSPRRARELAARHPATYVAFDVLAHPAAGSPDLRPRPYTERRQVLLDVLAGVGPPIVPVWSTTDLDEALLWYETLEGTGVEGIVAKPLRGAYRAGRVWAKIRHADTVDAAVVGFTGTARHPKMLAVRLPDGRVALSQRLTTALSSVVAPRLVPQTGRAFTKAGDSFTPAGGDAVVEVVAGTTRHAVVTVVRLR, from the coding sequence GCCCGCCCCGTGACGCAGCTACCGACGGGCCCATGGGCCTACGAGATCAAGGTCGATGGCCACCGGACCGTGCTGTGGCGGACCGAGGACGGGGTCCGGCTTCAGTCGCGGACCGGCCGCGACGTCACCGCGGTCTGGATGGATCTGGCCGTGGCCGCCATGCGCCTGCCGCCCGGCGTGATCCTGGACGGCGAGGCGGTCGTGTACCTCGCCGACGACGACGGCAACGCGCGGATCAGCTTCGAGGCGGCGCAGTCCCGCGCGCTCTCCAGCCCCCGCCGCGCAAGGGAACTCGCCGCCCGGCACCCTGCCACGTACGTGGCGTTCGACGTCCTGGCCCACCCTGCGGCGGGCTCCCCCGACCTGCGCCCGCGCCCGTACACGGAGCGCCGCCAGGTCCTCCTGGACGTGCTCGCCGGCGTAGGCCCGCCGATCGTGCCGGTGTGGTCGACCACCGACCTGGACGAGGCCCTGCTCTGGTACGAGACCCTCGAAGGAACGGGCGTGGAAGGAATCGTCGCGAAGCCGCTGCGAGGGGCCTACAGGGCAGGCCGGGTGTGGGCAAAGATCAGGCACGCGGACACGGTCGACGCGGCCGTGGTCGGGTTCACCGGCACCGCCCGGCACCCGAAGATGCTCGCCGTACGGCTGCCCGACGGACGCGTAGCGCTGTCCCAGCGGCTGACCACCGCGCTCTCCTCCGTCGTCGCCCCGCGCTTGGTCCCCCAGACCGGGCGTGCGTTCACGAAGGCCGGCGACTCCTTCACGCCCGCCGGGGGCGATGCCGTGGTGGAGGTCGTGGCAGGCACCACCCGGCACGCGGTCGTCACCGTGGTCCGCCTGCGCTGA